A single window of Nicotiana sylvestris chromosome 5, ASM39365v2, whole genome shotgun sequence DNA harbors:
- the LOC104236545 gene encoding acidic endochitinase-like: MLGNVGGGGWVKEGGGEGRSSGAGGGSVANYLWNNYLGGQSNTRPLGDAILDGIDFDIEGGTTQHWDELARALSQFSQQRKVYLTAAPQCSFPDTFLNGALSTSLFDYVWVQFYNNPPCQYSGGSADNLKSYWNQWNAIQAGKFFLSLPAAQGAAGSGFIPSDVLVSQVLPLINGSPKYGGVMLWSKFFDNGYSSAIKANV; the protein is encoded by the exons atGTTGGGTAATGTTGGTGGTGGTGGTTGGGTGAAGGAAGGTGGTGGTGAAGGAAGAAGTAGCGGAGCGGGAGGAGG GAGTGTAGCAAATTATCTGTGGAACAATTATCTTGGAGGCCAATCAAACACACGTCCACTAGGAGATGCAATTCTAGATGGAATTGATTTTGATATAGAAGGAGGGACAACACAACATTGGGATGAATTAGCAAGAGCTTTATCACAATTTAGCCAACAGAGGAAAGTATACTTAACTGCAGCTCCACAATGTTCATTCCCAGATACATTTTTAAATGGTGCACTTTCCACTAGCTTATTTGACTATGTTTGGGTTCAATTTTACAATAATCCACCGTGTCAATACTCCGGTGGAAGCGCGGACAATTTAAAAAGTTACTGGAATCAGTGGAACGCGATTCAAGCTGGAAAATTTTTTCTCAGTTTACCGGCAGCTCAAGGAGCTGCTGGAAGTGGTTTTATACCATCTGATGTTCTTGTTTCTCAGGTTTTACCATTAATTAATGGTTCACCTAAGTATGGGGGTGTTATGCTTTGGTCTAAATTTTTTGACAATGGTTATAGCTCTGCTATTAAGGCTAATGTTTGA